The window CCCAAACTTCAGCACCATACACGAGACGGCAGCCGAGGGATGCagctcccagtgctgctgcaaaGCTCCTGCTGTTTCccatttgtgttttaaaaaaaacacagcaaaatgagCAAAAAGCAGGGACGCTGGCTGATTTCGGCTGTCTCgaaggcagcaggcagaatgcaaaaaaaacaGGGTGCAAGCACGGTCGGGAAGAAGCAGCTTTGGCTGGCGGGCGGCGCGATGACTGACAGCTTCCTGCACCGCAGCGGGACGGATTAGGGAATCGCCGCCGGGTCTGGATGAAGCCAGGATGCTGGGCCAGGCATCCCAGCTGGCACGGGAGGCAAAGGGGGGGGAAGGCTGGTGCCCCCCGGTGCTGCTGCGTTGGGACCTCGTGTCCTGGCGGTGACAGGAGGAGAGCTGGGTCAGAACCACGGGGCAGACGAGGATCTCGGCGCCGCTTTTGAGGAGAGGGGCTGCCATTTCCACATGCTGTTTCAGGCACAAAAATCTGGTTTGAATCCCATTGTCTCATGTAGCgggcatgggaaaaaaataaaggaaagggggggaaaaatgcaGAGAGTTCAAGCTGCTTGGACCATGCGCCCGCGTTTTGCTAAGTCTAACCATAGTTTGGTTTCATCCTCTcgattttattctttttattattttcttggagAGCTCgcaaagaggaaggaggagTTTGGGAAAGCTAAACAATGCAATGTGCTCTTCCATGAGGCTTCCAGAATGATTGCTCCTTTAAAGTGACAGGCTCCCCCCTTTTAAAAAGTGAGGAATAAAGAAAATCCTCCGATTGACAAAAAATATCCAGCACGATGACACCGCCCTCGCCCCCAGGCATGTGGTGGTTGCTGCTGGGGATAACCAAAACCATGCCACGGACTACAAAAGCCCCGGGAGCTCGGCGTGGACCTGTGCCCAGCGCTGAGATGCGCCGTAAACAACTGCATCTCGATAGCCCTGTTCCCTTCCCTCACCTGCCTAATGTGTTTTGCCAAGGGTCTGCTCTCCCCGCGCCTCGTAAATATTTTATGGAAATTAAATCAGAAGTGATTAGGGCGAGCAGTTCATCTGTCTCTGGTTCTGTCTGCGAGGAGGGAAGGCAAGGCAGGAGTCAGCACCACCGCATTTTTAAGCGGAGCCTGACATATTTGCAGTGCATGTGAAGAgggtattttaaaagtttgcatCAGCTGTTGGGTTCTATTTTGGGGACGGATTCCAGCGAAAATAACGTGGATGCTCATAACTGTGTGAATAAATGACCCCTAACTGCTTTCTTAAAATATCGTATCAGTCTGCTGTGGGAAGTCTGCATTtaactgttttttctcctctgtttgcATCTGAGCGTGTTGCATAGGAGGAGCATGCTTAGAGggtaaatgtttaatttctacGTAGCAAAGACGTGAGCGGCTCAGGTGCACCGATCCTTGCGGCTCAGCTAGTCCAGTTTTTGTTCGCACTCCCCCTCCCCGGTCCTATTTTCCCCTCCCTGGGCATTTCAGCGTGGAGGAGCTGGGATTCAGCAGCGAGCTGTGTGCTGCCATCTGTTCCCGGCTGCCCTGCGAGCCACGCAGGCTCTCGCCATCCTCTCTGTGCATGCATTGCTCAGCACACCCATCTGGAGCAATGGTGCCTTGCTCCAGACGCCCATCTCTGCCCCCTAGGCCACCTTGAGAGCCTCCTGTGCCATCAGGACACAAGCCTCTACGTGTGGTGAGCTGGGCTTGGGGACAAGATCCAGCCagaaaagtgctttaaaaatacagctggAGAGATTTGGGGCTGGATTCTTGTGGCTCCTCAGCCACATAATGGGACCgatgggagggagaagggacTGTCACCTCCCCGTGGCAGTGTGGCCCCGTGCAGACCTCGGTGGCCATCTCTCGTGGCCTTAGAAGAGGATCAGCTTCAGCAGCGTGGCTAATGTTACTTGTTATGGGAGGGAGGCCTCGCTAATCTTCGCGGAGCTGTAGGAACACAAATACTGGGCAGCTGATCATCCCGGCAATGCTCTGATCTGCACCAGGAGGTAATTTCCGAGGCGTGAAAAGATTTGTGGAGCCCTCTGTGCTAAAAGGAAAAGCCTGCCTCTGTCCCTAGCTGGTCGTAAGCAACCAGTTGGTTTAAACAGCTCCTGGGTTTTAAGAGGACTTCGTTTTGTCCACCCAGAGCTGCCTATGCTGCCTTGTATCTCGGCAAGCggtgaaacagaaaaatctcgCCAAGGTTTCCCCCGTAGCACACCTGATTGCTCGCCACATGGCTTTAGCTGTGCCTGACTCGCATGTGTTCATCGTGGACCTGGGAGCCAGTCGTTCAGCCACATCTGTGGAGCACGCAGAGCTGACCCGCGGTGCCAGAAGCGGGTTTAGCATTAGCTTAATGGAGATGATCTCGTGCGCAGAGTCCTTGTAAATGTTCCTCAAGTTTTGCTGACTTAAAGGCAGCGCAGCCACCGGGATGTTTCTGGCACTCAGTGCTCTAACCgcagaagtttaaaaaatagaaaaaggtaGCAGTAAAGCTAGCTGGCTTTCTGCACTTGATATTGGTATTTGTGTAAATGGGGACTAGGAAGCGGTCCAAACGTTTGAGAAATTATAGTCCTGTTCTGGTGTAAGAAAATCTGAATCCGTGCTTATTGTACGAGTTGCGTATGGCCAATTTGTCTTCGAGCCGTACTGGAATATGATCTAACGCAAAGTTTTTCCTGCAGGCTCTCTGTTAGGATTAGGACTGGATGCAGCTCTCGTGATCCTCTGTGGAGAAGAGCTTCAAGACTTTTTCCAAAATGCATAGAAGCTGCTTTCTCAAATACAACTGTCTTTAGTAAAAATTGTCCTCTGTGATACGAAACAAGCAGAAATTGgacacatgctttttttttttccttggatttGTCTTGTCAGGACAAAGTAAAATCTTGTGGTCAGGAGACAGAAATCTAAAATCTTACAGATTCTTCACAATgaagctttttcttccttaatacCTAGGTAATCTTAGCCCTGCTTGAAGTGGGCTCTCTTGAACACAAGGACAATTCAGAGACgaattaaaaatgtgaaatcttTTTCTAACTTTCTTGAGTAGAAAGCAATTAGAGACAAAAACTAAAAATTTTGCTCTTCCCTCTCTGTGACTTTCAGAAGCAGCCATGTCCCTTaaggcttaaaaataaaagctggaggggaaaggaaagaaatgttctTGCAAGATTAGGCTGAGGGAGTACTGGGAGACtatattttatcttaatttcTTTGGAAAGGTGGAAGTTTCTGTGCCGTGCGTCCAAAATAGCTCTCAGACTTCCTCTTTGTGAAGTTCATAAACAGCGGAGGCTCTGCAGATAAACCTCAGAGGCGAGCGTAGGTCCGTACCGTTCACTTGCTTCACCATTTCAGACTTttatcatttttcctttccGTATCGATAGCGCAGctgtgttttcccttttctccagcAAATGGGAAGGGCCCTGCTCGCTTGTGCTGGGGCTCCCAAGCAAAACTGCACCTGGGCAGAGCACACAAACAACGGGCTCCAGATGACGGGGAGGATGCAGCTTGTCGCATGTCTGTTTTCCAGGCTCATCCCTAAGCCATGAATTAGTGATGGAGCTGGGTTTCTCGTACTGGGGATGTCTTTTCAGATGATCAGACATCAAGCAGGCTCCCCATTAGCATGTGTGGGCTTCCCAAAGTGAAAGCAGCTGAAGAATGCCTTGGCAAAGATGAGACCCATCGAGTTTCGCATTTCCACGTGGGGCACAGACAGACCCCATCAGATTGGGGTGGTTCAGAAAGGCAGCTTGCACGGCAGTGGGAGAGAAGCACAGCGACGTGTGGCAGCAGACAGCAGGTTAACTTGCAGACAGACAGCTTCTGCTGTCGAAAGGCCAGGCTGGCACAGTTTTCCAATTACTTTAGAGCCATCCATTACTTGCAAAATTGCTTGTTCAACATCATGATACTTCTATTCCCCATCGCCTTCCCTACCTCGTGGAGCCATTAAAATCctagagaaaaagcaaatcaTCTTGTTTGACCCATAATTAATCTTGACAGCAGACTTGGTAATGCTTTAGCTGGCTGAGAGCACTTCTAGAAGTTGCAAGCAGCAGAGCTCCCATAAATTCCCTCAGGCAACTGATTTCTGACAAGCCGCTTCATAAGTTGGAGATGGATCTGTCTTCTTTTTCCTGGCCACCCCGGGTATTGCACCACAAGGGGTGAAACTATTCTGCGAAGCCATTAGAGGCAAGGTGATCTGTCCAGTTCAGTAGCTGGGAaatgggggaaggggaaagctttctttttttttttttttctcatctgtttttatgATAGATGCTTATCTCAGAATATTACTTAGGCACCTGATTAGCCAGCCGTTCTTGTGTAACAAATCCATTTCAATGAGAAGTAAACTGCAGTAAATGATTAACATAATCTTCTTTACTAATGactagggatttttttttttttaatttaatgagtcacttcttaaattctgaGAGGGAAACAGGGGCCGGggacactttttctttttagtgatCGCAGTACAAGCATTTGTGTGTAGAAAAGGAGTGTTTTCTCTCCAAGTGGCCGTATCAAACATGCGGTACGTGTGCTCGCCTAGATATGTTCAGCTCACTCGCAGGAGGAAATGTGTAGCACGGGTTTTATAAAATTGCTATTATGGTCATGATTAATGATTTTGTTATCCGAGCAGCGAAACCACAAGGCTTCGCGACCGCCATAGCAATCACAAAGCTCTGGTACGTGCCACACAAAATTCTCTAATTGTGCGTTGAGGGCGTGTTGAAACGGCGTTTCTTTGCGGACTCGCTGTTCCAACAGCTTTAGGTTTGGGttcatttctcttctgtggCTACCGGGCATGTTTTCAATAgttcccctgaaaaaaaaaaaatatttgtaaccAGATTAGTTTCAACTGGCTTTGGGGAAGACAGTGTTTCTCTGAGAGACCAATGGTTGATAGCCTGGCTCTGGAGGAGACAATGCCTTTTCTAGATTTATTCCCATAGGCAAGTGTGTTGTGTTTGGGTGACCTGCAACAAACCTCTTGTGTCTCCCACTCTGTCATCCTCCCCCAAATTTTCACTGCTGTGACGACAGCAGAAAATCCTAGCCCTCAGTCTTATGTGGGGTAGGAATTGCTCTCTGCTTCCACCATGGGCTAAATCCTTTTCTTGGAGGATGTGTCTGACTGTCACCAGTCACCAGGTTCAGATTCAGTCATGGTTGAGCAGTGCTAAGGAAACAGTCCACCTTTCAGGTCTTGAGCATCATACCTTTCATCCTTGATCGCTTTCTGAGAGCTTCCATGTGGCTTCTTGAACCCGGCTGTAACCCTGGGATTTGTAAGAAATTCTTCCTCCTGTTTGAGGCTTATCTGAGCATGTCCCACTGAAGGCCTTGTGTTCTTCTCTTCTGAAGAACACCAGAAGGATAATCACTTCCTACTCTCCTTGCCCATGGGGCTCCTGATTCTACAGACTTCTTCCCTTTCCATCTTCATGTTCCCTCCCACcatttcttttccaggctgGACAGACCTCCTCTATTTAGCTAACCAGTATTCAGAAGCCACCCCAGGCCTCTGATTGTCCTGACTATTGCACTGGGAGCTGCTGTTTTTTAACCCCAAGACCTCTCTCCTGAGCAGCAATAGCTGTTTGATAGTACATTGTTGTATGTGTCAGATCAAGGTGTTCTCATCACTTTACATATTAGTGgtaattagctttttttttttcaacgtCTGGTCCCTCAGCATTATGAGATTCTTAAGTTAATTTTCAGggtcagcttttatttttacttccctGAATAACTTAAGTGTCTTGAGGAGGTTTTGTCTTCTTGCTGTTCACcctgttttcagtttatttatgAGTACACTCAGCAGCACAAGTAGAGGTCTGGGGGCTTCACTGGTGACCTTCTGCTTGGGAGGGACAAATATTTCCCCCTCTTACGTCCAAATCTTCAACCCATTTGTTCCTATGTGTTGAGGGCCTTCTTTTTACTTCTACAGAAACTTGAAGCTTTGGTGAGGGATCTTTTATTTGGAAAGTAGCAGTGCTTATTTCAGCTGACAGTCAGCAAGGTAAGCCAGCAGATACTGCGTCTGTCAAGCAGTTTCCTTCACCTCACCATCCAGGAGGCCGCATGAACTTTTTTCCAGAAGAGTGAACGGAGACCTGGGCTCGGATAGCCTGCTTTCTACCTTTCTGGGTGCTCGGAGCAAAGTGTTTGTGTTGGCAAAGTGCCCCTCTAATCTGAGGACATTGAACGTGGAAATGAAGCAATTTTTAATAAGGTTAATGCGGAGGCCTGAGCCGCAGCTTCTTTGGTATGCTGCAAACAGGTTTTGTAGCCATGTCAACACATGTGGAGGAGAGGCCCGGTCGCCCTGCTGGCTctgaaggagaaggaggtgtgGAGCAAAGCAAGGGCAGATAAGGATCCAGCTAGATAGAAATCGCTCCAGCCTCTCTTCCAGTTGCCTGTTGCAGAAATGCGGCCTTCCCAGCGAGGCCGTGCACACATCCAGCAAGCATCACGCTTCTCGGAGGGCTGGTTACAGCCCTCAGCTGCCCCACAAGGGATTATCTAGCAGCTACATCCACTTTGGGACTTCTTTTTCCATCTAAGAGGGTGAGAGGGTTGCAGGCCAACGTGTGCCACCTACTCCAGTTGAGTAAGTTTCCCAGGCTTCATTACATTGACCATGAGCACCCACGATGTTTTTGGAGCGTACCCACGAAAGGCTTGTCCCAGCAGGGCTCGGCTGCAATTCCAGTTGAAGGTAAAGGGTCCTGCTGGCTGGCACGGCACTCTGCTAAGCCCTGCCTCCTTTTTGGCTCATGACAGTCAAAGTTTAACTTTAAGAGCATGCTACAGGGTAAAACTACCCGGAATCTGGGGTGTGTGCCTTTCTGTTGTTGTTCTGAGAAGCTGAAATTACAGCTCTGCATCAGTCTGCGCCACACGCCGCGCTGCGGAAAGGTACTTGTAGGAGGCGGCTGTTGTAACTAAATCCTAACCCTCCTAAGGTTTTCAAAATATCCTGAAAGCTTAATATTATTTTGAAGTACTTGCTTGTAAAAGCTTCTCGTTTTATTTTGAAGTGTCCCCAGAATGTGCTCGATACAGTAGGGCTTGAAGTTAGAGGCAGAAAAGTTAGCTTAGAAGTGCTTAAACCCCAGAAGTGAAGTGTCTGTATCTAGTGAGAAATGAAGACTTGGCTGATGAACCATttagataataataattaaaaaaaagaatatcagTGCATGAATAGGTGTTGCTAACATATCTTAAGACTTGTTCTAAGtacttgttgttgttttttttttaattaaaaaaagagaaagaaaaaacaatcccACATGAATTAAAAGTCTGTTCACAATGGGTGGGTCAGACATTCAAACTCATCCTGCTTGTTGTACGTCTCAGATAACCCAGCCTGACTTTACATCACACTGCAACCAGATCTGTGTATTTGCTTTCAACAAAATAAGCTGGCAGTTCAGTGCCTTTAAGTGCTCTGCCAGTTAAAGTGGTTCGACACATACTTTGTGTTGTAGTGCTTTAAGGTGTAGCTCAGCTCTGGACAGAGCCTTGCGAGGCGTTGTTTTCAGAATAAACAAATGGCCACAATGACGGGTCTTGTGTTCTGGGAGTAAGAGACATGTTTAGTACaattcattgaaaaataatatttagagAGTGCATTCTTGACGAGGAGAGAAGGTTTTTCAGGTAAAACCAGTCTTCTGCCAGTGTTGATATAACTACCTTCCTCTGTTGGGGTTGTCTTTCTGCTAACTGCTGTGGAAAATGAAAACGTCTCCATTGGACTTGTCTTAGCCGCAGCCACAGCTTGACAGTTGAAGGGGGATGGAGATTTTTCTTAGTTCAAGGCACCAATATTGCAATTGATGTAATTGCAACGTTACAGCCTTTCTGTCAACAGCAGGACTGATGTGTAAAAGGAACCATCGAGAGGGTGCTCATGTAACAGCTGTCCTCTGATATTTGTGGTAATCTGAAAAAGTCTAACTGACGTAAGAAAAGAATTAATGGGCAAAAATCCTGAATGCCTGGATATTGGATGGAAGGTATTTTAACCAAGGAAGGGCTATGGAGAAGGGATGGCTAAGACTGGTCAcctgctgtgcatttctctaataataatacattattataatacataaagaaaataaatacattaagaaGCTGCAGGCATTGGCAGCAGCATATTATTGCATATTTTGCTGTTTCATGATTGTTACTGTGTAATGATATAATAATTAATCTAAAGAAAGTGAGCACTATGAGGCAGGagtgtataaaaataaaaggaatattcaTTGCACATGGGAGATTAGTGACAAAAGGAGacgaaaaaatgatttttaaaggaaagctgATTATTTAAGTAGTCTGTGATGAACTGGAACTCAGCAAGTGTTTGGAGAAGAATGCGTAAAGAAGTTTTTATCTTAATGGGACTCCTGAAGATTAACAAAATTACCAGATTTCTTTCAGTCCTGAGTGTGCATCAGGACTTAATCTCCTTCAAATGATGCAATCATTTAACCTTGTACTTCTAGTGTGAATGTTCGCCATCCTGCAGTGCCCAGCACAACAAATAATATGCCAAACGAATACGAGTGGTGTTAGTGAATATGTCACTGGTAGACTATGGcacatttaatttttccatgTGTGTGGCAACACATTTTATGGCCTGGCAACAGATCTGCCTCTTTCAAGAACTTTGTGAAACCTGATGAAGCTGCCTGCTGTCAGGTGTTGCCAATATTGCAGGTGTGTGCGAAGTCAGTGAGTGGCAAAACACTTCTTTTTAATACTGCGTGCTGCAACAGCTGAATGTGTGACaagttttttcccctttccatttaaaacaGAATGCTACAGATAGCTCCTCCAACTCCTCTCAGAAAAGGGAACAGCCTGTGCGAACTCTGGCTTCTCCGGCATCCAGCGAACATCGAAGAATTTGCACTCGTGGACACCTTCACGACCATTATAGTTCCGACCACTACCATCTAGAACAAGTaaggtttctgtctctgttagCTGTTAGGACATAAAGGACTGTCTCTGTCATTAGCTAAGTCTGTGGGGTGTTTGGTTCCGCCCCCATCCCTCAGAAGATCCCCATTCCTGTCTCCTTCTCAGTTAGTTTTAGTTTTCAgtgtctgttttctgtctgaaagttGGACTATGGGGGAAAGCCAAATGCTTACCTTGCTTCTCCTACAGATAACAGGGCATTTGTGAAGATGCACTGATCTGTTAGCTTGttgggtgtgtttttttcagtcaaAACACACCAAAGTGTGTACAAAGATCAAAATTGTTCAATAACTTGCTTTTCATTAAGCAAGGAGAAAGTAATTGCTCATTGAAAACTGAGCTTACTTATATTTTCTCCATCTCTGCTTCCACAGTCAGCACCACGATCGTACCGGCACGTCAACTTTCCGGATGACGATGAGGAGATAGTACGCATCAATCCTCGGGAAAAGATTTGGATGACTGGATATGAGGACTATCGCCATGCCCCAGCGCGAGGAAAGAACTTTGATCCTGATGACATGGACTCCTACGTACGTTTTGCCAAAAGTGAGGCCTCAAAACACGAATACACTTATCCTTACGTAGACAACTCAGACTTTGACCTGGGTGAAGATATCAAGGGTGCTGTGATAAAGACTCAACCCGTCAAATTCAAGCCCAGACGGAAGGAGGATGGCGAGAGGTCGCGGTGCGTGTACTGCAGGGACATGTTCAATCATGAGGAGAACAAACGGGGTCAATGCCAGGATGCTCCAGACCGTGTCAAGACTTGCATCCGTCGAGTGAGCTGTATGTGGTGCGCAGACACTATGCTCTATCACTGTATGTCCGATCCGGAAGGAGACTATACAGATCCTTGCTCGTGTGACACCAGTGATGAAATGTTTTGCCTCCGGTGGATGGCCCTTATCGCCTTGTCTTTCATTGCTCCATGTATGTGCTGTTACTTGCCGCTTCGGGCTTGTCACCACTGTGGGGTCATGTGCAGGTGCTGTGGTGGAAAACACAAAGCTGCTGGATGACTACAGATGAGTTCAGAGTGTTATGTTTTTCCTGTAGTTCAAGGAACACGTTGGTTTTTGAGCATTAAGATCACTTATTTTGATGCAGCCACTGTGCCCAACAGCATCCAGAAACCACCAGTTTGGATCACTTTACATTTGATCGTCTGGGGCTCACACTGCATTGATTTGCTCATCAAGTGTTCTAACTAACTAACGTACAGCATAGACTTTTGTATTATTAATCTGTAATCAAACAGACTCTCTTGTAcatgtttatattattttttcagttaaaatgaGTTTGAGAAAAGAACTGCTTTAAATGGTGGTGGATTGTAGAACATCTCCAGGTTGTGTCCGTTTTGCCTCTGCTTGCTCGGTACCATCAGTGCATTAGCAAGTTTTGGCATTTCTCAAAACAGGGTGGTATAGTGAATGAAATCTCACTTGGAAGATATTTTAACTTGCCGTCAATTTATTGTGTGTATAGAAGGTGTGCTAGTAACAAACTTGTACCACAACACAGTATTTCTGTCactggttttcttttattttgtttttttgttgttgttgttctattTTCCAAAGCCAAAATAGCCATCTAAGCTGCAGTTTCTCTTCTAGAGTCCATCGTCATTTCCTTCAGCAAACATCTTAAattatttctctgttcttaaagttCTATGAACAGAAAGCAAGGCTCAGTTACCATAGTCACATAACCATTGAGAATCTGGTAGTTCTCCTTACCTGTAATCATTTCAGACCACTACTTGAAAGGGAAACTTAAattttagtgttttcttttttccctaaataactttggaaaaataaaactgtgttttcagagTTCTGCCTGAAAGAAGGGAACTTCTTCATTAGCCAGCCATGTAATGATTTGAGAATAAAACACTAAGGTTCCAGATGGGGAAAGTTCTTGTTATGCAAAGAATTATTAACAATGCAATGTCAAAAGCACTATTGTAATCCATGGCAATTCTGGGGAAATGCTGCATTAAGTGGTGGATTGTATGGAAAatagtatttgtttatttttttctgtataatacATGAGCATGAGAACATACACATCCACAGTAGAAACTACATTTAGCAGTCTAAGCAGGTATTTAAAATCAAAAGCCAGGTTGTTAACCACCACTTTCATTTCCTGACCTACGGTCCCAATCCTCCAGATGCTTACAGATGTCCCAACTTAATGCGTGTGCAACCagcatttctgtgattctgtgtgtagGATTAAGCATGTGAGTCTTTGCAGGAGCCAGACTGAAGTGTCTCCCCCGCTTTCCCCTCCCCAGTTTGCCACCCAGATTTATCAAGTGGATGCATAAGGTGCATACAGCAGGataagattaattttttttaaatgtcatgttGTCTTGTGTACAAGGCTTGTAATTAGCTGgaaaaagagtatttttctAATATATTACAAGGAATAgccaaataatttttattaaaaaaaaaatgatttagcGCAGTGAGCTCTAACTAGCATAGTACAATCTGAATACTTTGAGGCAGCTAGGGATTGGCTTGTCAAAGCTGGCACTGCTGTTCCTGCCataatttctttctgcagtAAATTGCCAGTGGGCGCATGTCCTTTCCCTCCCTCTATTGCACATTGACATCAGTCTTaaaagagaggattttttttttttttttttgccaaataaATGTAAAAGGAACGCTTGCCATTTTTTCTTGGTGGAATGTCCCAACAGTTCCTCTGAGAGTTAATCACAGCTTTTTAGTAAACCATGAACTAAGTATGCAATGTGCTTATACACTATAGAGTTTGGTAGGCTTAATTTGTAGCAGTTGCTGGGGATCTTTtggttggaaaaaaatgaatgataaTGGAAAAGGGATGGAGTGTTACACTCTTGGTGATGTGTCTGGGTTTGCtgaatgaaatataaatattttgtgccTAATAGCAGTTGACAAATCTCTCAATGGTGTCTAGTAAACATCAAGCCAGCCTCGAAAAAATTTAATGGAAcaaccttttccttttatttctgttctcagaGTTGTTTCATGTAAACAAACATCTGTAAGATCTTGTCTCTATAAAGCACAACACTACAAAAAGATCTTACAGCTTTTTGTCCGGTCTTGAAGTGCCCCTATTTATTTAAGTAAAGTAGACATACTCCAAGCCTTTCTGTATGTctggaaataaaagttttaaaaaaaaaaaaaaacaaactttttttaattttattttttttttattatttttcctcccttcttcttcctcccttttctccttttgggTTTTTGTAATACTTGTAGATTTTGCTGCGTGTGTTATTTGGTTTGTGAAGGCAGTGGTGTAAGGGCACAATGATAGAAATGGgtgttttttgtaaatatttctcCTTAATTTCCACACTGCTGCTGAACAGTGTGTAGCATTCTCCCAGTCAGCTTTGCAATACTGACATCAATCATTTGAGAGAAattattcagattttatttttgtatctgtGGTAACAAAACATTaaccaattttttttctgttgtggaaAAATTTTTTCAAGCTATTGCTCACATTAACAAATTAAAGTGCCTGAAGCCTCATCATTATTGTATCTATATACTAAAAGTTAAAACCCTGTTGTATTGATTTTTATAAGCCTTTTTACCTCtgtgtaaaaaaatatatatacaagtGTATGATGTACATTTTAGTtcttaacttctttttttattgtttctaatATGTATGATCAATGTAGCTATTGCTTTAAAATGTACCATGTAAATACAAATACATCATATCAAAATGATGCCGTTTATGGGTTTTGCCTGGCTGGAAAACAAGGTGAAAATCAAACCATGCTGGTAAATACAGGGGAAATTACCAGAGCCACCCTTCCAAGACCTCAGAgtctctgagggaaaaaaaatggagttaGTTTTCATTTTGAGGTTGTAAATGCTGTGAGCATCAGACACAGGCTGTACTTGCCCAAATGCAGCAGGGAATGAGGgagtgggtgtttttttttaagtggttttGGGTGTTAATTCAGGTGTTTTGCATGTT is drawn from Anas platyrhynchos isolate ZD024472 breed Pekin duck chromosome 3, IASCAAS_PekinDuck_T2T, whole genome shotgun sequence and contains these coding sequences:
- the SPRED2 gene encoding sprouty-related, EVH1 domain-containing protein 2 isoform X1 encodes the protein MKAEPVPCGGPELVLAARGHRCTMLLSLHLGGGGCPSRVFARASAQSDSYIVRVKAVVMTRDDSSGGWLPQEGGGLSRVGVCKVTYPEGNGRSGFLIHGERQKDKLVVLECFVKKDLVYTKANPTFHHWKVDNRKFGLTFQSPADARAFDRGVRKAIEDLIEGSTTSSSTLHNEAEVGDDDVFTNATDSSSNSSQKREQPVRTLASPASSEHRRICTRGHLHDHYSSDHYHLEQSAPRSYRHVNFPDDDEEIVRINPREKIWMTGYEDYRHAPARGKNFDPDDMDSYVRFAKSEASKHEYTYPYVDNSDFDLGEDIKGAVIKTQPVKFKPRRKEDGERSRCVYCRDMFNHEENKRGQCQDAPDRVKTCIRRVSCMWCADTMLYHCMSDPEGDYTDPCSCDTSDEMFCLRWMALIALSFIAPCMCCYLPLRACHHCGVMCRCCGGKHKAAG
- the SPRED2 gene encoding sprouty-related, EVH1 domain-containing protein 2 isoform X2, whose amino-acid sequence is MSRDGEKMTEDAYPDDDSYIVRVKAVVMTRDDSSGGWLPQEGGGLSRVGVCKVTYPEGNGRSGFLIHGERQKDKLVVLECFVKKDLVYTKANPTFHHWKVDNRKFGLTFQSPADARAFDRGVRKAIEDLIEGSTTSSSTLHNEAEVGDDDVFTNATDSSSNSSQKREQPVRTLASPASSEHRRICTRGHLHDHYSSDHYHLEQSAPRSYRHVNFPDDDEEIVRINPREKIWMTGYEDYRHAPARGKNFDPDDMDSYVRFAKSEASKHEYTYPYVDNSDFDLGEDIKGAVIKTQPVKFKPRRKEDGERSRCVYCRDMFNHEENKRGQCQDAPDRVKTCIRRVSCMWCADTMLYHCMSDPEGDYTDPCSCDTSDEMFCLRWMALIALSFIAPCMCCYLPLRACHHCGVMCRCCGGKHKAAG
- the SPRED2 gene encoding sprouty-related, EVH1 domain-containing protein 2 isoform X3 — translated: MASPGSDSYIVRVKAVVMTRDDSSGGWLPQEGGGLSRVGVCKVTYPEGNGRSGFLIHGERQKDKLVVLECFVKKDLVYTKANPTFHHWKVDNRKFGLTFQSPADARAFDRGVRKAIEDLIEGSTTSSSTLHNEAEVGDDDVFTNATDSSSNSSQKREQPVRTLASPASSEHRRICTRGHLHDHYSSDHYHLEQSAPRSYRHVNFPDDDEEIVRINPREKIWMTGYEDYRHAPARGKNFDPDDMDSYVRFAKSEASKHEYTYPYVDNSDFDLGEDIKGAVIKTQPVKFKPRRKEDGERSRCVYCRDMFNHEENKRGQCQDAPDRVKTCIRRVSCMWCADTMLYHCMSDPEGDYTDPCSCDTSDEMFCLRWMALIALSFIAPCMCCYLPLRACHHCGVMCRCCGGKHKAAG